The Pseudophryne corroboree isolate aPseCor3 chromosome 10, aPseCor3.hap2, whole genome shotgun sequence DNA segment gatttatggcagcacaagacagcaccactggactggacatatacagcaaatctggacttatgcagcacaagacagcaccactggagtgactggacttatgcagcacaagacaccaccactggaatgatacaaaagagcaggtcgtcaCCCCACACCCCACGCCCcacgccactttcctgcacagacactgaggagacacgtcctctcgctacactctccagaactggagtgaaaatggcggcgacgcacggctccttatatggtatccaaaacctgcaagaatccgacagcaggatgattacgttttccgagtctggcgggtatACTCGAGCCGGGCTTgggacgtgaagtttggggggttcggttctcagggaaccgaaccggctcatccCTACTTAGGTTACTTGCAATTCAAGCCTGCAATAACAACACCAAGGAAACAAAACTGTAGGCACTGGAATGGAATGATCCCATACATTAAATTCTAATCATTTATATAATTAAAAATCAATAAATGATAAATACATTATAATTTTTATAATGATAAAAATGGATAAGCTGCTTTGATAAAGTAGCCAGCGTCATGAAGTATAAGACATAAATCACAGTGCTGCAatctaaagaatagtaatattattattattattattattattattagtattattattattattattattattatctgtgatTAAGGAAatacaaatttatttaaaaaacaaacaaaacccacTTACAATAtcaatcactgtgaaatgtatgctataATATAAGGTCCACTAACCCAGATGTGCAGAGCCTGCAGACAGGTCATCACCATAATTTCTCTAATACTTGTTGTTTCATTGAAGTATAGTCAACAACCTGTTCCACTAACTGCACATGAAATATAAGTATTCACAAATGTATAGAGGATCTTGTGAGAGCAGTTGGTATGTGCAACTGAAAACCCTCCCCAAGTGCATGTCTGCATATAGCAAGTGTTATatgcatactaggtgattcatcgcaccccacgggtgctcttcacaccgacgcaaggggctatgcccccttaacccctgcatgtGCTTTGTCCggccaatatttgtattatatggagtatatgGAGTATTAAATTGAAGGCTAATGTTGTTAGTGGTTACATATTTTACGCGGAAatggtgtgcgatggttaagggggtgTAGGTCCTTGTGATAGCGTGAAGAGTGGACGCAGGGCAGAATGAACGACCTAGTGTATGCTGGGGGCTTATCCCTGACTATACACAGCCCTAATATAATATCACATACTcagtgtgtgtgctgggagcttatcCCTGACTATACAGTCCCCTAATATAATATCACATACTCAGTGTGTGCACTGGGGGCTTATCCCTGACTATACAGTCCCCTAAGATAATATCACATACTCAGTGTGTGCACTGGGGGCTTATCCCTGACTATACAGTCCCCTAAGATAATATCACATACTCAGTGTGTGCACTGGGGGCTTATCCCTGACTATACAGTCCCCTAAGATAATATCACATACTCAGTGTGTGCACTGGGGGCTTATCCCTGACTATACAGTCCCCTAAGATAATATCACATACTCAGTGTGTGCACTGGGGGCTTATCCCTGACTATACAGTCCCCTAAGATAATATCACATACTCAGTGTGTGCACTGGGGGCTTATCCCTGACTATACAGTCCCTTAAGATAATATCACATACTcagtgtgtgtgctgggagcttatcCCTGACTATACAGTCCCCTAAGATAATATCACATACTCAGTGTGTGCACTGGGGGCTTATCCCTGACTATACAGTCCCTTAAGATAATATCACATACTcagtgtgtgtgctgggagcttatcCCTGACTATACAGTCCCCTAAGATAATATCACATACTcagtgtgtgtgctgggagcttatcCCTGACTGTACAGTCCCCTAAGATAATATCACATACTCAGTGTGTGCACTGGGGGCTTATCCCTGACTATACAGTCCCCTAATATAATATCACATACTCAGTGTGTGCACTGTGAGCTTATCCCTGACTATACAGTCCCCTAAGATAATATCACATACTCAGTGTGTGCACTGGGGGCTTATCCCTGACTATACAGTCCCCTAAGATAATATCACATACTCAGTGTGTGCACTGGGGGCTTATCCCTGACTATACAGTCCCCTAAGATAATATCACATACTCAGTGTGTGCACTGGGGGCTTATCCCTGACTATACAGTCCCCTAAGATAATACCACATACTCAGTGTGTGCACTGGGGGCTTATCCCTGACTATACAGTCCCCTAAGATAATATCACATACTcagtgtgtgtgctgggagcttatcCCTGACTATACAGTCCCCTAAGATAATATCACATActcagtgtgtgctgggggcttaTCCCTGACTATACACACCCCTAATCTATTATCACAaactcagtggggtatatttactaagctcccgattttgaccgattttgcgttttttcttcaaagtgtcatctcgggaatttactaagcacaaatctcggcagtgatgagggcattcgtattttttttgaagtccaagaaaaaaaatacgaatgaatacaccatcggtcaaatacgcctgttatttgatagaactcggtcatttactaaaatttgtatttcacaaacactgccggcaatagccaaacactgccgtgaaaaaatacaaatcgtaaaaaaaaagcagttttaaaatagacctgcttttttttaccgtgttctgatagacatgcacggatccgtgagatccgtgcatgtttatcagtgggaaggggtgggaaagtgttaatttaaaaaaaaaatgcgtggggacccccctcgtaagcaaaaccagcctcgggctctttgagccggtcctggttcacaaaatatgggggggaaaatgacaggggttcccccatatttcataaaccagcaccgggctctgcgcctggtcctggttccaaaaatacgggggacaaaaagcgtaggggtcccccgtattttttaaactagcaccgggctccactagccaggtacataatgccacagccgggggacactttcatattggtccctgtggccctggcattacatacccaactagtcacccctggccggggtaccctggaggagtgggaaccccttaaatcaaggggtcccccacctccagccgcccaagggccaggggtgaagcccgaggctgcccccccatccaagggcggcggatggggggctgatagccttttgaaaaaatgtgaatattgtttttggtagcagtactacaagtcccagcaagcctcccccgcaagctggtacttggagaaccacaagtaccagcatgcggtggaaatccaaggccgctggtacctgtagtactactactaaaaaaataccccccaaaaaacaggacacacacaccgtgaaagtataattttattacatacatgcacaccaccatacatacatacttacctatgttcccacgaggcacgGTCCTCTTCTCccagtagaatccttggggtacctgttaaaaaattatactcatataatccagggtatcttgttttctttgtataatccacgtacttggcaaaaaaataaaacggaaacccgaccacgcactgaaaggggtcccatgtttacacatgggacacatgggacccctttccccgactgccaggaccccccccctgactcctgtcaaagagggtcccttcagccaatcagggagcgccatgtcgtggcactctcctgattggctgtgtgctcctgtagtgtctttcaggctccacacggcagagatacaatgtagcgcctatgcgctccattgtatccaatggtgggaactttgcggtcagcggttgaccgaaagtaacctcaccggccaggggtgactagttgggtatgtaatgccagggcctcagggaccaatataaaagtgtcccccggctgtggcattatgtacatggctagtggagcccggtgctggtttccaaaatacgggggacccctacgctttttgtcccccgtatttttggaaccaggaccaggcgcagagcccggtgctggtttatgaaatatggggggaacccctgtcatttttttccacatattttgtgaaccaggaccggctcagagcccgaggctggttttgcttagggggggggaccccacgcatttttttttggatttttaacaatgttcttttttttacgaaaggtgcacaatgaagccctgcacggatctcacagatccggccgagattcattgtgttaatgtcggcagtgttttacaattcactcccgtaaaacactgccaaaaaatacgaatgacatcgacatcggaaaacacgaaaatgcagaatatgacagcttagtaaattagtcgtaataaattcaaaaagttgcaattttacactttcgatgtcatacgtgtttgaactttaacctcattcggaaaaatatgaattttagtaaatttaccccagtgtgtgtgttgggagttTATCCCTGACTATACACAGCACTAATATGTACTCAGTGTGTCGCGGTGTCCATGCTGTGGTGCACCATGCCCATTGGTCGGGGCTCATGGTGTGCCAGTGGTGCAGCAGCAGGTGTGGGTCCGTGGTCCGGGGAGGAGGAGATGGAGGCATAGCCAGCGGATGGTCAGGGATCCCTCGCCTGCCTCTCCTGCACCGCCGCTGGGACATGTGATGAGGAGGGAGGCAGGAAGAGCCCATTAGTGGTGTGCCGTAGCTGTAGCAGCAGGTGCAGGTCCGTGGTGGGCCGGGGAGGAGGAGTCGTGTTCGCGGGTGGTCTGGGATCCCTCACCTGCCTCTCCTGCACCGCCGCCGGGACAtgtgaggaggagggaggcgggGAGAGCCCAATAGTGATGCGCCGGAGCTGCAGCAGCAGGTGCAGGTCCGTGGTCCGGGGCGGGCCGGGGAGGAGGAGGTGTATCCGCGGGTGGTCAGGGATCCCTCGCCTACCTCTCCTGCACAGCCACCGGGACATGTGAAGAGGAGGGAGGCGGGGAGAGTCCAATAGCAGTAGCAAGGTCAGCAGCTGCGGGTCCCTTGACACAAAAGTCCAATGACATGCAGCTTTACACACACCCTCACTCAATAGTCTCCTTTGGCCCCATTGTTATTGTAGGTGATAGAACTAGGACTGTCAATCAGTGTGATGTTTTTCAACACCATCAATTTGCCCACCTCCTGCTTCCATCTTGCTCTGCAAAGCCAGGCACTTTTGCTGAAATCTAAGCACACTTAAGGTGcaaacacacggtaagatattgtctgtgcccgattttgactatgcgatttcccttgaacaccCCCAAAGCCCAGAAGCAtcgattttgactatgtatgattttgactaagtgtcaattttggctatactttgtactagatcagtgatggctaaccttgacactccagctgttgttgaactacacatcccagcatgccctgctacagttttgctatttggccatgctaaaactgatgcagggcatgctgagatgtctagttcaacaacagctggaatgtcaaggttagccatcactgtactagatagtacactatatagtcaagattgacttgcctgcacagtctatttagccttgcgatactgaccttgcgggaccacgcatcgggatcaaatctggATCGCAAGGTGGTTAACACAttgtgatttgcactaactttccttgtgattttaactatatagtcaaaatcgaaaggagaaatctcaccgtgtgtacaactCCTTTAAAGGTGCTTctgagctctgggggagttcacGGTAAAtttcatagtcaaaatcgggcatagacaatatctcactgtgtgtatgcacctttacacaatTCCAGATGGTTTTGATCTGTATTTTTGACATTTTGTGCTCGGTAAATGAGGCTCACTCTTGGCAATTTGAATATAAGGTGATCATTTTATGTTTAAGTATTTATATAAATGTAAACATACAAACAAGGCCAGATTTGAGGCGACAGCAAAGTAGGAGGTAGTCATAGGATGACCATATTTGTAGAGTTTACTGCAGTGCAGACCAATGGAAATAACTCCCAAAACTAAAGAGaaacaatatatatacagtatacatcacaGTCATATTATACAGTCACATTTAGTAACTTTggggtctaattactaagcctaggatggagataaagtggatggagataaagtaccagccaatcagcttctaagtgcCATTTCagaggtttgaaaaatgacggttatgaactggttggctggtattttatctatgtccactttatcttcagccaaggcttagtaaatagacctctttgtCTGCTGGACCTTATTTTGCCCTACAATCAAGATATGGATCAGGCATATAGGCATATAATCCAAGATGGGTAGAAGAAAGCCACACTTAATATCTTAATATCCTACTACTAAACACCTCTGCAATGATTGTGGAAAGAAATGTAACTAAAATATAACCTATATAAGAGAGCAGAAAGCTTACTTAATAAAAAGGCATAAATGTGCTACAATTAATTATTCCAATCAAATATTAATTTAATCAACCTAATTAGTATGACCAACTAATGAGAGAAGTTTAACTGAAAAAAATAAACCTCTTTGATTGTGCTTACCTGTGGCTTCAACAATGCCTTCAAGTATTACAATAATTTCAAACTGTTCTCGCTTCAGGGATTCTGCAGACATCTCCCAGAAAGGACTATGATCATTGATGAAATGACAGATGATCTGAGGTTCCACCAGGAAAAGACGGTCCTCTCCAGTATCATAACCGAGGTTGATCTCTGATTGCTCCAATGGGATAAACTCCCCTTCCTTTGTCTGTCTGGATTTAATAAGTTTTGCTCTTATCTTAGCATCTACCATGTGACTATCCCGGAGATCTCCAATTCTGAACATCAAGCAAAGCTTTTCATCTCTGTGCGACACTACACATTTCTTACTGAAGATCAATGTCTGAGCTCTCTTTTTAGGCCGAGAAATCTTTACAAACATACAACCCACCATAAGTGCATCAATCACTGATCCAATTATTGACTGAGCCATAATCAATATTATACCCTCTGGGCAATAGGGAGTTACCATCCTGTGGCCATAACCAATTGTCCTTTGAGTTTCCACAGAGAAGAGTAAGGCAGAAAGAAAGGTGTCAACATTGTCAATACAAGGCTGCCATTCAGGATCCCCAATATGATTCACATCATCTCTAATCAAGGCGTCCACAAAATAAATAACTCCAAACGAAACCCAGGTGAGAATATAGCACAACATGAATACAAAAATGAACCAGCGATATTTTAGATCCACAATGGTAGTGAAAATATCTGACAAAAACCTTTTCTTTTCCACAATGCGTCCAAGGTTGACCCTACATTTTCCATCCTTGGTGACATACCTCTGACGTGTTTGACGATTGGTGAGATTGAAAAGCTGACGATCATCATACATGAGCTTACAACGCATCCTGTGTGATTTTGTGGTGGCTGGAGCTGAGACAACACTGCGGGTTGGGGTTTTGCTTCGCGTGGGAATATTTGGAACACTGAGGGCATGTCTAGGATACCACTTGGAACTGGCTTCTCGCACATGTGTTTCCTGATTGGCAGCTCGTTGGTAACGGGGTAAGACCTCTGTGTTAATAGTTACACTAGGCCTATGCTTGGCAATTGGGGTTTCAGCGACtgtatttgtatttgtttgttCTACAGCACTGAACCTCCTATTAGGAGCTTTTTTGATACTGTTGGCGTAAGACAATGGATTAAAGCTGGAGATGATGCTACCTTTTTTTGGTGGAGGGAATTGTAATTTCTGGTGGTAATCGTCACAGGAAGTGACAGAGACAACCATTGTTTCAGGCTGtaagagagtaaaaaaaaaagtaattaaacATAGAGAATTTTCATATCGCTATCATagaacatttttttttaccatatggCCTCCCCATTTATGAAGAATGACCTGTTACAATTTTAgttgcttttttttcttcttcaaaattAGATATTTACAGATTCATTTTCTACAGTAACTTTATTTTGCAATTAATAATTTTTCTCATTAAGCTGTGCTCAAACTTGGGCTGTGTTTGCTGGAACAGAAAGTTGTGCTGAGTATTCTCTCTTTTTCCCCCCTGATGCCATCTCCTCTGTCTTCGTTGTTCTGAGGACCTGACTGCGATttgtatgcaatgccgatgttcacacaaCTGAGCAATTATCGGCTGATTGTGCATGGGCTGCGATCGCACTGCGAATGCGCAAAGATAACTTTGCGTTGCCACTCAGTGAGGATTTAATCGCAGTGATTGACAAGAAGGtaccatttgtgggaggtaacgagGAGTGTCACAGCTGTTTTCAGGGGCATGTATCTGCCTAAATCTGCGATCCCGTATCAGTGACACACGCAGGGGAGTTTCTGAGTACCTGTAAACCCCCCGATAAGCCAAAttttctattttgagacggagacagctgtgtctccgtctcagcaaaagccgtgaCCACAGAgtgcagctctctgcttacagattccgggggagctgctggctgcgcatgctcagtcaCAGCAACGCCCTCCATCCACCCCTCACAGTGCCGCCCGTCTGTTCTCAGCCCCTAGTGGTATGCATATAATGTATGTAAGTTTGTAACCTGTGTTTATGTATGCacttgtaggtgtgtgtgtgtgtgtgtgtgtgtgtgtgtgtgcttgtgtatgtatgtatgtatgtat contains these protein-coding regions:
- the LOC134965280 gene encoding G protein-activated inward rectifier potassium channel 4-like gives rise to the protein MALVVPSSSMDLQQDNGPCVLNHVNENRLKVEEQRIRRNSIPPVQTPTAKHMLAYLPRAPTDTSRYGTFPQKPETMVVSVTSCDDYHQKLQFPPPKKGSIISSFNPLSYANSIKKAPNRRFSAVEQTNTNTVAETPIAKHRPSVTINTEVLPRYQRAANQETHVREASSKWYPRHALSVPNIPTRSKTPTRSVVSAPATTKSHRMRCKLMYDDRQLFNLTNRQTRQRYVTKDGKCRVNLGRIVEKKRFLSDIFTTIVDLKYRWFIFVFMLCYILTWVSFGVIYFVDALIRDDVNHIGDPEWQPCIDNVDTFLSALLFSVETQRTIGYGHRMVTPYCPEGIILIMAQSIIGSVIDALMVGCMFVKISRPKKRAQTLIFSKKCVVSHRDEKLCLMFRIGDLRDSHMVDAKIRAKLIKSRQTKEGEFIPLEQSEINLGYDTGEDRLFLVEPQIICHFINDHSPFWEMSAESLKREQFEIIVILEGIVEATGMTCQAKTSYTEDEILWGHRFEPCMTLEKGAFRVDYTHFDKTFDVQTPWGSAKEMHELKENEENDTSTLSLHWDNMFHTAIPEHTGPGDTCEENQDIVDFPTLPERDSESNDLDV